A single region of the Malus sylvestris chromosome 8, drMalSylv7.2, whole genome shotgun sequence genome encodes:
- the LOC126631483 gene encoding uncharacterized protein LOC126631483, with translation MNSIDIQCEAQAWLYEFKKWHGKHSCKKVSTPQKWRKLAAGWMKVNFDGAWDERHDQGGIGLVVRDVNGNFVVAMARHIGGIKSLTLAESLQRDSAANIGQFGHIFDDTRQLMENIPHRKVSFWNREANNVAYDRVDEIMSA, from the exons atgaattcaattgATATTCAATGCGAAGCCCAAGCTTGGCTTTATGAGTTTAAGAAATGGCATGGGAAACATAGCTGCAAAAAAGTCAGTACACCCCAAAAGTGGAGGAAACTTGCAGCAGGATGGATGAAGGTCAACTTTGATGGGGCATGGGACGAGAGGCATGATCAGGGTGGTATTGGATTGGTAGTTCGAGATGTGAATGGAAACTTTGTGGTTGCAATGGCGCGGCACATTGGAGGAATCAAATCCCTAACGCTAGCAGAGT CACTTCAACGGGATTCAGCAGCAAACATTGGTCAGTTTGGTCATATCTTTGATGATACCCGTCAGCTAATGGAAAATATTCCTCATAGGAAGGTTTCATTTTGGAATCGGGAGGCCAATAATGTTGCATATGATAGAGTTGATGAGATTATGAGTGCATAA
- the LOC126632693 gene encoding phosphoglycerate mutase-like protein 1 isoform X1, which translates to MTVSISAIYTPLFSQNPFFVPTPISKLPKVISPSPQPPPRSSVLCLSSPPDMDATTGPSLYPLHRTKTLHLVRHAQGIHNVEGDKDHAAYMSYDLFDAHLTPLGWSQVGNLHKHVQACGLSKKIDLVITSPLLRTMQTAVGVFGGEAYTDGIDVPPLMVANAGNSDHPAISSLNSPPFIAVELCREHLGVHPCDQRRSISEYRPLFPAIDFSLAKNEDDILWTPDVRELNEEVAARGLKFLNWLWTRKEKDIAIVSHSGFLFHTLSAFGNDCHPSIKSEICTHFANCELRSVVIVDRSLMGSDSSTTNYPGKIPRGPDLPSDVADEKHSEKDASK; encoded by the exons ATGACCGTGTCCATTTCTGCTATATATACCCCCCTCTTCTCCCAAAATCCCTTCTTTGTCCCCACTCCCATTTCTAAGCTCCCAAAAGTCATCTCACCATCGCCACAACCACCGCCGCGCTCCTCCGTTCTCTGCCTCTCTTCGCCTCCAG ATATGGATGCCACTACAGGTCCAAGTCTCTACCCGTTGCACCGAACTAAAACTCTTCACCTG GTAAGGCATGCACAAGGGATTCACAATGTGGAAGGCGACAAGGATCATGCGGCATACATGTCTTATGATCTTTTTGATGCACATCTTACCCCTCTTGGCTGGAGTCAG GTTGGTAATCTGCACAAGCATGTTCAAGCATGTGGACTTTCCAAGAAAATTGATTTGGTCATAACTTCTCCTTTGTTAAG GACCATGCAGACAGCAGTGGGTGTTTTTGGGGGTGAAGCATACACAGACGGGATAGATGTACCTCCTCTAATGGTTGCAAATGCTGGAAACAGTGACCATCCTGCAATTTCAAGTCTAAACTCCCCACCATTTATAGCAGTGGAGCTTTGCCGGGAACATTTG GGTGTTCATCCATGTGACCAAAGGAGAAGCATTAGCGAGTATCGGCCTCTTTTTCCTGCAATTGATTTTTCACTGGCAA AGAATGAGGATGACATCTTGTGGACGCCTGACGTTAGAGAGTTAAATGAAGAAGTGGCAGCTAGGGGACTGAAGTTTTTGAACTG GTTGTGGACTCGTAAAGAGAAAGACATTGCAATTGTTTCGCACAGTGGATTCTTGTTTCATACCTTGAGTGCTTTTGGAAATGATTGCCATCCGTCTATCAAGAGCGAAATATGCACTCA CTTTGCTAATTGTGAGCTTCGTTCAGTGGTAATTGTCGATAGGAG TTTGATGGGGTCTGATTCTTCAACAACTAATTATCCTGGGAAGATACCTCGCGGGCCTGATCTTCCTAGTGACGTTGCCGATGAGAAGCATTCGGAGAAGGATGCTTCCAAGTAA
- the LOC126632693 gene encoding phosphoglycerate mutase-like protein 1 isoform X2, whose protein sequence is MDATTGPSLYPLHRTKTLHLVRHAQGIHNVEGDKDHAAYMSYDLFDAHLTPLGWSQVGNLHKHVQACGLSKKIDLVITSPLLRTMQTAVGVFGGEAYTDGIDVPPLMVANAGNSDHPAISSLNSPPFIAVELCREHLGVHPCDQRRSISEYRPLFPAIDFSLAKNEDDILWTPDVRELNEEVAARGLKFLNWLWTRKEKDIAIVSHSGFLFHTLSAFGNDCHPSIKSEICTHFANCELRSVVIVDRSLMGSDSSTTNYPGKIPRGPDLPSDVADEKHSEKDASK, encoded by the exons ATGGATGCCACTACAGGTCCAAGTCTCTACCCGTTGCACCGAACTAAAACTCTTCACCTG GTAAGGCATGCACAAGGGATTCACAATGTGGAAGGCGACAAGGATCATGCGGCATACATGTCTTATGATCTTTTTGATGCACATCTTACCCCTCTTGGCTGGAGTCAG GTTGGTAATCTGCACAAGCATGTTCAAGCATGTGGACTTTCCAAGAAAATTGATTTGGTCATAACTTCTCCTTTGTTAAG GACCATGCAGACAGCAGTGGGTGTTTTTGGGGGTGAAGCATACACAGACGGGATAGATGTACCTCCTCTAATGGTTGCAAATGCTGGAAACAGTGACCATCCTGCAATTTCAAGTCTAAACTCCCCACCATTTATAGCAGTGGAGCTTTGCCGGGAACATTTG GGTGTTCATCCATGTGACCAAAGGAGAAGCATTAGCGAGTATCGGCCTCTTTTTCCTGCAATTGATTTTTCACTGGCAA AGAATGAGGATGACATCTTGTGGACGCCTGACGTTAGAGAGTTAAATGAAGAAGTGGCAGCTAGGGGACTGAAGTTTTTGAACTG GTTGTGGACTCGTAAAGAGAAAGACATTGCAATTGTTTCGCACAGTGGATTCTTGTTTCATACCTTGAGTGCTTTTGGAAATGATTGCCATCCGTCTATCAAGAGCGAAATATGCACTCA CTTTGCTAATTGTGAGCTTCGTTCAGTGGTAATTGTCGATAGGAG TTTGATGGGGTCTGATTCTTCAACAACTAATTATCCTGGGAAGATACCTCGCGGGCCTGATCTTCCTAGTGACGTTGCCGATGAGAAGCATTCGGAGAAGGATGCTTCCAAGTAA